A single region of the Dyella humicola genome encodes:
- a CDS encoding MFS transporter produces MTTSASIDFRLSEITAALVVGCVALMVLGLQPALLGDLIEQQRISLEGVGLVAMGEIFALGVGVVLAEKWLPLHRIRLVAVLSSLYLVAVNLLTLRVHGDLACTAMRVAAGLGEASLFWITTVVLVRSRQPDRLSGIFLTMQTMAQALVALMLARLTMPFLGGQKGFVALAVISALPLLLATRLPAKVPPHEEATKPAVATLRGFFSLLVPFAHLSAVGTIWAYFEPLEKAAGVAASQANLLVALVLVMQIAGGGMAAVAVRHWRAPRVVAASAVAFAAIGVLMHLLAGHSVLAFTALCVAFGFLWLFQMPFHYRLAFDVDPQGRIAMLVPAAQLLGSGFGPLAASFFVRGENVQVIPLIASGFASCALIAVILVASRVFQGTGRGRTSPCEQSSP; encoded by the coding sequence GTGACGACATCCGCTTCGATCGATTTTCGACTCTCGGAAATAACTGCCGCGCTGGTGGTGGGCTGCGTCGCGCTGATGGTGCTTGGACTGCAGCCGGCGCTGCTCGGCGATTTGATCGAGCAGCAGCGGATTTCCCTGGAGGGCGTGGGCCTGGTGGCGATGGGCGAAATCTTCGCCCTAGGCGTGGGCGTCGTGCTGGCCGAGAAGTGGCTGCCCTTGCACAGGATTCGCCTGGTAGCCGTGTTGAGCAGCCTTTACCTGGTGGCCGTCAACCTACTGACCTTGCGCGTGCACGGGGATCTCGCGTGCACGGCGATGCGCGTGGCCGCCGGGCTGGGCGAGGCCAGCCTGTTCTGGATCACCACCGTCGTCCTCGTCCGCTCCCGCCAACCCGATCGTCTCTCGGGCATCTTCCTGACCATGCAGACGATGGCACAGGCGCTGGTTGCCCTAATGCTGGCGAGGCTGACGATGCCGTTCCTTGGCGGACAGAAGGGCTTTGTGGCGCTCGCCGTCATATCGGCGCTGCCGCTGCTGCTGGCAACGCGCCTGCCGGCCAAGGTGCCACCGCACGAGGAGGCAACCAAGCCGGCGGTCGCCACCCTTCGAGGCTTTTTCAGCCTGCTGGTGCCCTTCGCGCATCTGTCGGCCGTGGGCACCATCTGGGCCTATTTCGAGCCGCTGGAAAAAGCGGCCGGCGTGGCCGCCAGCCAGGCGAACCTGCTGGTGGCGCTGGTGTTGGTGATGCAGATTGCCGGCGGCGGCATGGCAGCGGTGGCGGTGCGCCATTGGCGCGCGCCACGCGTGGTCGCCGCAAGCGCGGTCGCCTTTGCGGCGATTGGCGTGCTGATGCATCTGCTTGCCGGACACAGTGTGCTGGCCTTCACCGCCCTGTGCGTGGCGTTCGGCTTTCTGTGGCTGTTCCAGATGCCGTTCCACTACCGCCTGGCCTTCGATGTCGATCCCCAGGGGCGCATCGCGATGCTGGTGCCGGCCGCGCAGCTGCTCGGCTCGGGCTTCGGGCCGCTGGCGGCTTCGTTCTTCGTGCGTGGCGAAAACGTGCAAGTTATTCCGCTGATTGCGTCCGGGTTTGCTTCCTGCGCGCTGATTGCCGTGATCCTGGTGGCATCCCGTGTGTTTCAGGGGACAGGGCGGGGCAGGACTTCGCCTTGCGAACAGAGCTCGCCCTGA
- the dgoD gene encoding galactonate dehydratase, whose translation MKITGLTTFVVPPRWLFLRIDTDQGLCGWGEPIVEGRAHTVAAAVDELSDYLIGKDPRHIEDLWSVMYRSGFYRGGPVLMSAIAGIDQALWDIKGKDLGQPVHALLGGPVRERIRVYSWIGGDRPADTARAAQQAVAGGFTAVKMNATEELQYVDTYAKVEQVLANVQAVRDAVGPQVGIGLDFHGRVHKPMAKVLMRELAPFKLMFIEEPVLSEHLEALPELAALSPAPIALGERLYHRADFKRVLAMGGVDILQPDPSHAGGITETRKIAAMAEAYDVAVAFHCPLGPIALAANLQLDALCHNAFIQEQSLGIHYNAANDLLDYVEDRSVFAYQDGCVAIPGGPGLGITVNEAYVAERAAVGHRWRNPVWRHADGSVAEW comes from the coding sequence ATGAAGATCACAGGCCTCACCACCTTCGTCGTCCCGCCGCGCTGGCTGTTCCTGCGCATCGATACCGACCAAGGCCTATGCGGATGGGGCGAACCCATCGTCGAAGGACGCGCCCACACCGTCGCTGCCGCGGTGGACGAATTGTCGGATTACCTGATCGGCAAGGACCCCCGCCATATCGAGGACCTGTGGAGCGTGATGTATCGCTCCGGCTTCTACCGCGGCGGCCCGGTGCTGATGAGCGCCATCGCCGGCATCGACCAGGCGTTGTGGGACATCAAGGGCAAGGACCTGGGCCAGCCCGTGCACGCCCTGCTTGGTGGTCCGGTGCGCGAGCGCATCCGCGTGTATTCCTGGATCGGCGGGGACCGCCCGGCCGACACGGCGCGCGCCGCGCAGCAGGCCGTCGCCGGTGGCTTCACCGCGGTGAAGATGAATGCCACGGAAGAACTGCAGTATGTCGACACCTACGCCAAGGTCGAACAGGTGCTGGCCAACGTGCAGGCGGTTCGCGATGCGGTGGGACCGCAGGTAGGCATCGGGCTGGACTTCCACGGTCGCGTGCACAAACCGATGGCCAAGGTGCTGATGCGCGAACTGGCACCATTCAAGCTCATGTTCATCGAAGAGCCGGTGCTGTCCGAACATCTGGAGGCATTGCCTGAACTGGCAGCGCTCTCGCCGGCGCCGATCGCGCTGGGCGAGCGCCTGTACCACCGCGCCGACTTCAAGCGCGTGCTGGCCATGGGCGGCGTCGACATCCTGCAGCCCGATCCGTCACACGCCGGCGGCATCACCGAAACGCGCAAGATCGCCGCGATGGCCGAAGCCTATGACGTGGCCGTCGCGTTTCACTGCCCGCTCGGCCCGATCGCGCTGGCGGCCAATCTGCAGCTCGATGCCTTGTGCCACAACGCTTTCATCCAGGAGCAGAGCCTGGGCATCCATTACAACGCGGCGAACGATTTGCTTGACTACGTCGAGGACCGCAGCGTGTTCGCCTACCAGGACGGTTGCGTGGCGATTCCGGGCGGGCCGGGACTTGGCATCACGGTGAATGAGGCCTACGTCGCCGAGCGCGCCGCCGTGGGACATCGCTGGCGCAACCCCGTCTGGCGTCATGCCGACGGCAGCGTGGCGGAGTGGTGA
- a CDS encoding TonB-dependent receptor: protein MRQRLLPGYLRSVLYGGVAIALCAPFTARADDTGQQAKGDAATSAAPSSTAPDASKAKQLGKIVVTAQTRSQEMQEVPIPLQIITAQQIQTLAATDLSKIAIFVPGLGVDGSQPTQPSYSLRGISTSNFGVGTESAVGVYVDGVYAARSGGALLAFNDIQRIEVLKGPQGTLFGRNAAGGAISIVTNEPSDKWEGNAVVRVGNEGQRYGSALLNIPLNNDMALRVSVVDNQSDGWIKNQANGQRYGGNDDWGSRIVYRWNITPDTRVLLSWDHERLDQLPRPQIGIVPLSNNVYQRPPFPADPSTFLNPLHAPLYNDAINAAETRTFNGANLVVDHSFSWGSLTSTTAWRGFDTYNDMDNDGTNHVVSYLDTANIEHNNSWYQEFKLAGNNDLMDWVSGVSFYSEQARQGSQVNTNTDSLDTLAQNVQGVGLPLTEITQGLQAMGLPFSFLGDSWREQINNDGRFKAYAAFGDVIWHLNDKWDLTTGLRYTQDQKSFTWYNVPRQAPAYDQTLAALQASGIYDLLPPSAQQALGVFSSNIVFPNAVGQWVQSNRTWHDLSPRVVLSYKFTPDVMGYASVTKGYKAGGYNSLEIGSVYQPEKVWNYEIGLKTVLPDYNLLLNASAYYYRYSNLQSNVLNPNYNGSGVPFYMVNTSDQHAHGLEFDAQWVPIDALRFNLTGAYINATYLKGLSSSGVDLSGQPTGEPYFSATTGFDYTVHGVAHGDLELSMQYAYRGPTRCNADSGIQGNCYSTPAFTIGQSTQRTDARLDWHTPDQRWGVGLYGNNIFNKRYVLGVGNETTSVFGTPYATVTPPRTYGIEFRARF, encoded by the coding sequence ATGCGTCAACGACTACTACCGGGATATCTGCGCAGCGTGCTGTATGGCGGCGTGGCGATCGCGCTTTGCGCACCGTTCACCGCCAGGGCGGACGACACGGGGCAGCAGGCCAAGGGCGACGCCGCCACCAGCGCCGCGCCGTCCTCCACGGCGCCTGATGCGAGCAAGGCCAAGCAGCTTGGCAAGATTGTCGTGACGGCGCAGACGCGCAGCCAGGAAATGCAGGAGGTGCCGATTCCGCTGCAGATCATCACCGCGCAGCAGATCCAGACGCTGGCTGCCACCGACCTGAGCAAGATTGCGATCTTCGTGCCCGGCCTCGGCGTGGACGGCAGCCAGCCGACCCAGCCTTCGTATTCCTTGCGCGGCATCAGCACCAGCAACTTCGGCGTGGGCACCGAATCGGCCGTCGGCGTGTACGTCGATGGCGTCTATGCCGCCCGCTCCGGCGGCGCCTTGCTGGCCTTCAACGATATCCAGCGCATCGAAGTGCTGAAGGGGCCGCAGGGCACCTTGTTCGGCCGCAACGCCGCCGGCGGCGCGATCTCGATCGTCACCAACGAGCCGTCCGACAAGTGGGAAGGCAATGCCGTGGTACGCGTGGGCAACGAAGGCCAGCGCTACGGCAGTGCGCTGCTCAACATCCCGCTCAACAACGACATGGCGCTGCGCGTCAGCGTGGTGGACAACCAGAGCGACGGCTGGATCAAGAACCAGGCCAACGGCCAGCGTTACGGCGGCAATGACGATTGGGGTAGCCGCATCGTCTATCGATGGAACATCACGCCGGATACGCGCGTGCTGCTGTCGTGGGACCACGAGCGGCTCGACCAGCTGCCGCGTCCGCAGATCGGCATCGTGCCGCTGTCGAATAACGTCTACCAGCGACCGCCGTTTCCAGCCGATCCGTCGACGTTTCTCAACCCGCTGCATGCGCCGCTTTACAACGACGCGATCAACGCCGCCGAGACGCGCACGTTCAACGGCGCCAACCTGGTCGTCGACCACTCGTTCTCGTGGGGCAGCCTGACCTCGACCACCGCGTGGCGCGGGTTCGACACCTACAACGACATGGATAACGACGGTACCAACCACGTCGTCAGCTATCTCGACACGGCGAACATCGAACACAACAACAGCTGGTACCAGGAATTCAAGCTGGCCGGAAACAACGACCTGATGGACTGGGTCAGCGGCGTGAGCTTCTATTCCGAGCAGGCGCGCCAGGGCAGCCAGGTCAATACCAACACCGACAGCCTGGATACGCTCGCACAAAACGTGCAGGGGGTCGGCCTGCCGCTGACCGAGATCACCCAGGGTCTGCAGGCCATGGGCCTGCCGTTCTCCTTCCTCGGTGACTCCTGGCGGGAGCAGATCAACAACGACGGCAGGTTCAAGGCCTACGCCGCGTTCGGCGACGTGATCTGGCACCTCAATGACAAGTGGGACCTCACTACCGGTCTTCGTTACACGCAGGACCAGAAGTCCTTCACCTGGTACAACGTGCCGCGCCAGGCGCCCGCCTACGACCAGACCCTGGCCGCATTGCAGGCCAGCGGCATCTACGACCTGCTGCCGCCGAGCGCGCAGCAGGCGCTGGGGGTGTTCAGCAGCAATATCGTGTTCCCGAATGCCGTTGGCCAATGGGTGCAGAGCAACCGTACCTGGCATGACCTGAGCCCGCGCGTGGTGCTCAGCTACAAGTTCACGCCTGACGTCATGGGCTACGCCTCGGTCACCAAGGGCTACAAGGCAGGCGGCTACAACAGCCTCGAGATCGGCTCGGTCTACCAGCCGGAAAAGGTCTGGAACTACGAAATCGGCCTGAAGACGGTGCTGCCCGACTACAACCTGCTGTTGAACGCGTCTGCGTACTACTACCGCTACTCGAACCTGCAGTCGAACGTGCTCAATCCGAACTACAACGGGTCGGGCGTGCCGTTCTACATGGTCAACACGAGTGACCAGCACGCGCACGGCCTGGAGTTCGACGCGCAGTGGGTGCCGATCGATGCCTTGCGCTTCAACCTCACCGGCGCGTACATCAATGCCACCTACCTGAAGGGTCTGTCGAGCTCGGGCGTGGACCTGTCCGGCCAGCCCACGGGCGAGCCGTACTTCTCCGCCACCACGGGCTTCGATTACACCGTGCATGGCGTCGCCCATGGCGACCTGGAACTCAGCATGCAGTACGCCTACCGCGGACCCACGCGCTGCAACGCGGACTCGGGTATTCAAGGCAACTGCTATTCGACCCCGGCCTTCACCATCGGGCAGTCGACTCAGCGCACCGATGCGCGCCTGGACTGGCATACGCCGGACCAGCGCTGGGGTGTGGGCCTGTACGGCAACAACATCTTCAACAAGCGCTATGTGCTCGGCGTGGGCAACGAAACGACCAGCGTATTTGGCACGCCCTACGCCACGGTCACGCCACCGCGCACTTACGGCATCGAGTTCCGTGCGCGCTTCTGA
- a CDS encoding SMP-30/gluconolactonase/LRE family protein: protein MNGVAGVAVLLQNELGEGIVWCEREQALYWTDIHASTLWRYRIDEGALDHWLLPEQLGCFALCEEDGWLLLGLASRLAFFHPASQTLTPITEVEAQQPTRINDGACDRSGRFVFGTFHEPADGGPRLPVGSFYRLNRNLSLERLSLPGVAISNSIAFSPGGERMYFCDSTTPVIRVCDYGDDCGAPRDFARIDDPHGEPDGSIVDSEGGLWNAQWGLGRVARYTPEGRLDRCIDVPASQPTRMALGGVDRSTLYITSARLGLDARSLAAQPLAGSLFAAQVDVAGLPEPRFAGPPEHVIATASS, encoded by the coding sequence ATGAACGGCGTCGCTGGCGTCGCTGTCCTGCTGCAGAACGAGTTGGGCGAAGGCATCGTCTGGTGCGAGCGTGAGCAGGCGCTGTACTGGACCGACATCCACGCGTCGACGCTATGGCGCTATCGCATCGACGAAGGCGCGCTCGACCACTGGCTGCTGCCGGAACAGCTGGGCTGCTTTGCGCTATGCGAGGAGGACGGCTGGCTGCTGCTGGGCCTGGCATCCCGGCTGGCGTTCTTCCATCCGGCCAGCCAGACCCTGACGCCCATCACCGAGGTGGAAGCGCAACAGCCGACGCGGATCAACGATGGTGCCTGCGATCGCAGCGGTCGCTTCGTGTTCGGTACGTTCCATGAGCCGGCCGATGGTGGCCCCAGGCTGCCGGTCGGGTCGTTTTATCGCCTCAACCGCAATCTCTCGCTCGAGCGCCTGTCCCTGCCCGGGGTGGCGATCAGCAACAGCATCGCCTTCAGTCCCGGCGGCGAGCGCATGTATTTCTGCGATTCCACCACGCCGGTGATCCGGGTCTGCGACTACGGCGACGACTGCGGTGCGCCACGAGACTTTGCCCGGATCGACGATCCGCATGGCGAACCGGATGGCTCCATCGTCGATAGCGAAGGTGGACTGTGGAATGCGCAGTGGGGGCTTGGACGTGTCGCTCGCTACACGCCGGAGGGCCGCCTCGATCGCTGCATCGACGTGCCGGCATCGCAACCCACCCGCATGGCCCTCGGTGGCGTCGATCGCTCCACGCTCTATATCACCAGTGCGCGCCTTGGCCTCGACGCCAGGTCGCTCGCGGCCCAGCCGCTGGCCGGCTCGTTGTTTGCGGCGCAGGTCGACGTCGCCGGCCTGCCCGAGCCGCGCTTTGCGGGACCACCCGAGCACGTCATCGCCACCGCATCCAGTTGA
- a CDS encoding FadR/GntR family transcriptional regulator — protein sequence MRKSNAVRSLYGHVMHELGQRIVSGKVKPGDVLPREETLAESLDVSRTALREALKVLSAKGLIESRTGVGARVLEEQHWNQLDADVLAWRCASMPTDDFVDKLVEMREIIEPAAAAAAARRRTSAQLAQIEQSFRAMAAAQTLEAWTEADLQFHDAVLRATCNELLQSLFSVVESSLGTFFTLSARNVSDFKYSLPHHQKVLDAIRRKQPEAARKAMLTMIADSHASLQRDRKRKRKKA from the coding sequence ATGAGGAAGTCGAACGCCGTCCGCAGCCTTTACGGACACGTGATGCACGAGCTCGGCCAGCGCATCGTCAGTGGCAAGGTAAAGCCGGGTGACGTGCTGCCGCGCGAAGAGACGCTGGCTGAAAGCCTCGATGTGAGCCGCACGGCCTTGCGTGAAGCGCTCAAGGTGCTGTCCGCCAAGGGCCTGATCGAATCGCGCACGGGGGTGGGTGCCCGCGTGCTCGAAGAGCAGCACTGGAACCAGCTTGACGCCGACGTGCTCGCCTGGCGTTGCGCTTCCATGCCCACCGACGATTTCGTCGACAAGCTGGTCGAGATGCGCGAAATCATCGAACCGGCGGCGGCCGCCGCGGCTGCGCGTCGGCGCACCAGCGCCCAGCTGGCCCAGATCGAGCAGTCGTTTCGGGCCATGGCGGCGGCGCAGACACTCGAGGCATGGACCGAGGCCGACCTGCAGTTCCACGATGCCGTGCTGCGCGCGACCTGCAACGAATTGCTGCAATCGCTGTTCTCCGTGGTGGAGTCTTCGCTCGGCACGTTCTTCACGCTGTCGGCCCGCAACGTGAGCGACTTCAAGTATTCGCTGCCGCACCACCAGAAAGTCCTGGACGCCATCCGCCGCAAACAGCCCGAAGCCGCGCGCAAGGCCATGCTGACCATGATTGCCGACTCGCACGCGAGCCTGCAGCGCGACCGCAAGCGCAAGCGCAAAAAGGCCTAG
- a CDS encoding SDR family NAD(P)-dependent oxidoreductase translates to MSHFATYPSLVDRHVFISGGASGIGAALVEHFADQGSRVSFVDIDEANGKVLVDALGHVRHRPRFLTGDVTDLDALKAAIDAARAVHGPIGVLINNAANDVRHAFDATTPQDFDRSIAVNLRHHYFATKAVRDDMRELGAGSVICLGSTGWMKKNAGYPIYAAAKAAVLGLVNGLARELGKERIRINALVPGWVITPKQRELWLDAAGEADIARLQCLPGHLMADDIARAALFLAADDSRMCTGQQFIVDGGWA, encoded by the coding sequence ATGAGCCACTTTGCGACTTACCCCAGCCTCGTCGACCGGCACGTCTTCATCTCGGGCGGCGCCAGCGGAATCGGCGCTGCACTCGTGGAACATTTCGCCGACCAGGGCAGCCGGGTGAGCTTTGTCGATATCGACGAGGCAAACGGCAAGGTCCTCGTCGATGCGCTCGGCCATGTGCGCCATCGACCACGATTCCTCACCGGCGACGTCACCGATCTTGACGCCCTCAAGGCCGCCATCGACGCCGCCCGCGCCGTGCACGGCCCCATCGGCGTGCTGATCAACAACGCCGCCAATGATGTACGCCATGCGTTCGACGCGACCACGCCACAGGATTTCGATCGCAGTATCGCCGTCAACCTGCGGCACCACTACTTCGCCACGAAGGCGGTGCGCGACGACATGCGCGAACTTGGCGCCGGCTCGGTGATCTGCCTGGGCTCCACCGGGTGGATGAAGAAGAACGCCGGCTACCCGATCTATGCCGCGGCCAAGGCCGCCGTGCTCGGCCTCGTCAACGGACTCGCCCGCGAGCTTGGCAAAGAGCGCATCCGCATCAACGCCCTGGTGCCCGGCTGGGTGATCACCCCGAAGCAGCGCGAACTATGGCTCGATGCCGCAGGCGAGGCGGACATCGCCCGGCTGCAATGCCTGCCGGGCCACCTGATGGCGGATGACATCGCGCGCGCCGCGCTGTTCCTGGCCGCCGACGATAGCCGCATGTGTACCGGCCAACAGTTCATCGTGGACGGCGGTTGGGCATGA
- a CDS encoding 2-dehydro-3-deoxy-6-phosphogalactonate aldolase has product MNAWLTSFPLVAILRGLRPAEAVDIGAVLIEACFRVLEVPLNSPEPVESIRRLVDAFGDRALIGAGTVIDPVRVDDVAAVGGRLIVMPHADGEVIRASKRAGLYCVPGVATPTEAFAALAAGADALKLFPAEQIGPAALKAWLAVLPPGTAVLPVGGVTPEAMAPWLAAGAAGFGIGSSLYAPGRQASDVALRARAFADAWQSHLAAKGDAA; this is encoded by the coding sequence ATGAACGCCTGGCTGACATCCTTTCCCCTGGTCGCCATCCTGCGCGGACTTCGTCCCGCGGAAGCCGTGGACATCGGCGCCGTGCTGATCGAAGCCTGCTTTCGCGTGCTTGAAGTGCCGCTCAACTCGCCGGAGCCGGTGGAAAGCATTCGCCGCCTGGTCGACGCCTTCGGTGATCGCGCGCTGATCGGCGCGGGCACGGTGATCGATCCTGTCCGGGTGGATGACGTCGCCGCCGTGGGTGGGCGCCTGATCGTGATGCCGCACGCCGATGGCGAGGTGATCCGCGCAAGCAAGCGGGCCGGCCTGTACTGCGTGCCCGGCGTGGCGACACCTACCGAAGCGTTCGCCGCGCTGGCCGCGGGTGCCGATGCACTCAAATTGTTTCCCGCCGAACAGATCGGCCCCGCCGCGCTCAAGGCATGGTTAGCCGTACTGCCGCCTGGAACAGCGGTATTGCCCGTCGGAGGCGTGACCCCCGAAGCCATGGCGCCATGGCTGGCCGCGGGCGCCGCCGGCTTCGGCATCGGGTCCTCACTCTACGCGCCAGGCCGCCAAGCCAGCGACGTCGCCTTGCGCGCGCGCGCCTTCGCCGATGCCTGGCAGTCCCACCTCGCTGCCAAGGGCGATGCCGCATGA
- a CDS encoding 2-dehydro-3-deoxygalactonokinase, giving the protein MTTALIALDWGSTHLRAYRLGVRGEVLEARALPWGVAHLPDTGFEGAFAEAVDGWPPTPVIACGMVGSRNGWREAPYLDAPASTDALAASLLRLSTAQGRLFYIVPGLRDPSRPDVMRGEETQVAGLLVREPGAARESDILLPGTHSKWVRVRHGKVARLATAMTGELFHLLYQHSVLGASLPAPTIDEQAFRQGVLTARESGAAGVLSRIFLARTLMLDGELAPTSVADYLSGLLIGEEFRAALAAGWTKPQATLHIVGDEALVTRYQRAAESFDLHLLKAAGDTAAAGLWRLASVASLLPNHAMT; this is encoded by the coding sequence GTGACCACCGCGCTCATCGCGCTCGACTGGGGCAGCACGCATTTGCGAGCGTATCGGCTCGGTGTGCGCGGCGAGGTGCTGGAGGCGCGCGCCCTGCCCTGGGGCGTCGCTCACTTGCCCGACACCGGTTTCGAAGGTGCCTTCGCCGAGGCGGTGGATGGCTGGCCGCCAACGCCGGTGATCGCCTGCGGCATGGTCGGTAGTCGCAACGGCTGGCGCGAAGCACCGTACCTGGACGCGCCGGCCAGCACCGACGCGCTGGCAGCGTCACTGCTGCGACTGTCTACCGCGCAAGGACGCCTGTTTTACATCGTCCCAGGCCTGCGCGACCCTTCGCGCCCCGACGTGATGCGCGGCGAGGAAACCCAGGTCGCCGGGCTACTCGTGCGCGAGCCGGGCGCTGCGCGCGAGTCGGACATCCTGCTTCCCGGCACGCACAGCAAATGGGTGCGCGTGCGCCATGGCAAGGTCGCGCGCCTGGCCACCGCGATGACCGGCGAATTGTTTCACTTGTTGTATCAGCACTCGGTACTTGGTGCGTCGCTGCCGGCGCCCACGATCGATGAGCAGGCATTTCGGCAAGGCGTGCTGACGGCGCGGGAGAGTGGTGCGGCGGGCGTGTTGTCGCGCATTTTTCTTGCCCGCACGCTGATGCTCGATGGCGAACTCGCCCCCACCTCCGTCGCCGACTATCTCTCCGGCCTGTTGATTGGCGAAGAGTTCCGCGCTGCGCTGGCTGCCGGCTGGACGAAACCGCAGGCCACCTTGCACATCGTGGGCGACGAAGCGCTCGTCACGCGTTACCAGCGCGCTGCGGAATCGTTCGACCTGCATCTGCTCAAGGCCGCCGGGGACACGGCGGCGGCAGGCCTGTGGCGCCTTGCCAGCGTGGCCTCACTGCTTCCAAATCACGCGATGACCTGA
- a CDS encoding sugar porter family MFS transporter → MNAEVIASPTFQTRATVVFTCLLAALAGLMFGLDIGVISGATQFIQAEFKVSDHTIEWIVSAMMLGAAVGALAAGWLSAALGRKRSLVLGATLFVLGSLLSGYAWSPASLIAARVVLGLAIGVATFAAPLYLAEVAPERIRGAMISTYQLMITVGILVAFLSDTVLSYSGAWRWMLGIIAVPGVLFLLGVLVLPDSPRWLFMRGRRDEAMRILHRLRNDPAVVAREAADIEEQLKTPQRGWHLFLENANFRRSVGLGVLLQLMQQFTGMNVVMYYAPRIFQEMGYDTSAQMWFTALVGITNMLATFIAIALIDRWGRKPILYTGFAVMATGLGVVGVMMHGGIAGHAAQIFTVTMLLVFIVGFAMSAGPLVWTLCSEIQPLKGRDFGIGCSTFTNWIANMVVGATFLSLLNGIGNSSTFLIYAGLNLLFIVVTFWLVPETKGATLEQIERNLMHGKRLRDIGG, encoded by the coding sequence ATGAACGCCGAAGTCATCGCGTCACCTACGTTCCAAACCAGGGCCACCGTAGTCTTCACCTGTCTGCTTGCCGCTCTCGCAGGCCTGATGTTCGGCCTCGACATCGGCGTCATCTCCGGGGCCACCCAGTTCATCCAGGCCGAGTTCAAGGTCAGCGATCACACCATCGAATGGATCGTCAGCGCCATGATGCTCGGCGCCGCAGTCGGCGCCCTCGCGGCGGGGTGGCTGTCGGCAGCCCTGGGGCGCAAGCGCTCGCTCGTGCTGGGCGCCACGCTGTTCGTGCTCGGCTCACTGCTCTCCGGCTATGCCTGGTCGCCCGCCTCGCTGATCGCGGCGCGCGTCGTGCTGGGCCTGGCCATTGGCGTGGCCACCTTCGCCGCCCCGCTGTATCTGGCGGAAGTGGCGCCGGAGCGCATCCGCGGCGCGATGATCTCCACCTACCAGCTGATGATCACCGTCGGCATCCTGGTGGCGTTTCTGTCCGATACCGTGCTCAGCTATTCCGGCGCATGGCGCTGGATGCTCGGCATCATTGCGGTGCCCGGCGTGCTGTTCCTGCTTGGCGTGCTGGTGCTGCCGGACAGCCCGCGCTGGCTGTTCATGCGCGGCCGGCGCGACGAGGCCATGCGCATCCTGCATCGCCTGCGCAACGATCCCGCCGTCGTCGCGCGCGAAGCGGCCGACATCGAAGAGCAGCTCAAGACGCCGCAGCGTGGCTGGCATCTGTTTCTCGAGAACGCGAACTTTCGCCGCTCCGTGGGCCTGGGCGTGCTGCTGCAGCTGATGCAGCAGTTCACCGGCATGAACGTGGTGATGTACTACGCCCCGCGCATCTTCCAGGAGATGGGCTACGACACCAGCGCGCAAATGTGGTTTACCGCCCTGGTCGGCATCACCAACATGCTGGCCACCTTCATCGCCATTGCGCTGATCGATCGCTGGGGCCGCAAGCCCATTCTCTACACCGGCTTCGCGGTCATGGCCACGGGACTTGGCGTCGTCGGCGTGATGATGCACGGCGGCATCGCCGGCCATGCCGCGCAGATCTTCACCGTCACCATGCTGCTGGTGTTCATCGTGGGCTTTGCCATGTCCGCGGGACCGCTGGTGTGGACCTTGTGCTCGGAGATCCAGCCGCTCAAGGGCCGCGACTTCGGCATCGGCTGCTCCACTTTCACCAACTGGATCGCGAACATGGTCGTAGGCGCGACCTTCCTGAGCCTGCTCAACGGCATCGGCAACTCGTCCACCTTCCTGATCTACGCCGGGCTCAACCTGCTCTTCATCGTGGTGACGTTCTGGCTGGTGCCGGAAACCAAGGGGGCGACGCTGGAACAGATCGAACGCAACCTGATGCACGGCAAGCGTCTGCGCGATATTGGCGGCTGA